The stretch of DNA GGTAAGGGCGAGGATACTCTTCGAGGCTGGATACAGGAGTATAGAGGACCTCGCTACAGCGAGGGCCGAGGATCTCATGCGCCTACCATTGATAGGGCCCTCGACGGCTCGACAGATACTAGAGTTCCTGGGAAGGGTTGATGAGGCCAGGGAGGCTGAGGCCCGTGAAATGCTCGCTAGAAAAGGGCTTCTATCCTACCTCGAGGGAGACGCCGTGGCTGGGGAGGAGGGAGAGTAGCTTCTCAGCAAGGCCGAGCTCGTAGAGGTCCTCGGGATATATGATGCCCGGTTCCTCCTCGGACAAACCCTCGGCGGCGAAGACCTCGGCGAAAGCCGAAGACGCTCCTCCAACCATCTTGGAAGAAGCGCTCCACCCACCCCCATGCCTCAATGAGGCCCTAGCCAATGTCTCCCACCTGCCACCCCTCCTAGCCTCGACGGTGAAGACAGCCACGTCACCCACGTCCGGAGGGTACCTCGTTTCAACCAGTTTAACGGCCATGTCGAAAGGCCTCACTATACATCCCGACACCTTCAGCGGAGTACTGTCGAGCAAGCCGAGACCCCTCATTGTAAGCACAACTTTCAAATGACCTCTCCTCCTCAGGCTACACTCCATAAGCTCCTTGAATAGACTCCCTCTCCTTGATATGAAGCCGGCGAGGCCCTGGCTTGGGAAGCACTCGAGCACGCCGTGCTCAGGGTCGGAATACTCCATCCAGAGGCTGGGGTCGAGAGGGTCGGCAACAGCCTCGGAACCATCCTGTATCAGCTTTGCAGGCGTAACGTATTGCTCCAGCATCTCCTCAACCCTCCAGGTTGAGGCGTGGCTTAGAAGCCCGTCCTCTCTTGCGCCGAAGCTGCCGACATAAACTCTTGCCGACACGCCTCCTCCAGTCTCGGCAGCCATGCTGTAGAGTATGACGTTAGAGAGCCCCGGGGAGACGCCAACCTCCGTGAGTATTGGCGCCCTTACGACGCCAGGATCTATCCTTAGAGGCTTGATAGATGCTACAACAACAGGTATACCGGCAGAGGATAGGTGAGCTACCGCTCTGGAGGCAACAGGGTAAGGGAGAGCAATGAAGGCCGCTACAACCCTCTGCCCCCTCAGATACTCCCCTGCCTTCCTGCCCTCAACATCATACAGCCTGGCTTCTAACCCTAGGGACCTGGCCCTGGAGACAGCATCATTACTGGCGTCTAGACCCAGCACATCAAAGCCTCTGGAGGCAAGGTTATACGCCGCCCTTAAACCGACTCTCCCCAAGCCGAGAACAGCTATCTTAACCAACTTCAGGAGCAACCCCCGGTACAGCAGGGGGCGGAGGAGGGATAGAGTGTTCCGGCTCTCCCCATCTTACAGTGTCGGGAGACTCTCTTCCTCCACACACCCCTCCTCCAGGCCCCCCAGCCGATATATGCATGTATGGTGGCGAGAGCCTTAAACAAGCCCTCGAAGCCTTGGGAGAATCCTCAGGCCTGGCCACTGTCTTCACGTGTCCGTAAGGCTAGAACTCATCATCGGCCCCGCCAGCCTAGGGTGTATAGGCCACTACTTCTCCACAGCCATCTCCTCCTTAACACCCTTCATCCTGGACATGGTCTTCCACTGGCTAGGCTCGATGCTGAGTATCCAAGCGGGTATGTTCTTAACAAACTCGTACGCCTCTTCCCATGAGTCGAGCCCCAGCGCAGCCGCTAGCTGGTCAAGCGACATCTCAGTGGTTCTATACCTCCTTAGAATCTCCAGTATCTTCTCGTCAATAACGATCTCCTTCTCCCCAACGGTAACCTTGAAGACGCCCGCCTCGGACACTGTTCGCATGCACCCATGGAAACCTGAAGAGAGTGTAGAGGGTATTAAACATCAAACCTGCCGGTAGCTCGGTTTAAACACGGCCGGCCATAGGGTGCTCCCTAGCCGCTCACGGCCGTCTCCTCATAGCCCACAGCCACGGGGGGCTCCCACCCGCTGAAAGCTCCTCACACCGGGAGGAGCTAG from Aeropyrum pernix K1 encodes:
- a CDS encoding saccharopine dehydrogenase family protein — its product is MVKIAVLGLGRVGLRAAYNLASRGFDVLGLDASNDAVSRARSLGLEARLYDVEGRKAGEYLRGQRVVAAFIALPYPVASRAVAHLSSAGIPVVVASIKPLRIDPGVVRAPILTEVGVSPGLSNVILYSMAAETGGGVSARVYVGSFGAREDGLLSHASTWRVEEMLEQYVTPAKLIQDGSEAVADPLDPSLWMEYSDPEHGVLECFPSQGLAGFISRRGSLFKELMECSLRRRGHLKVVLTMRGLGLLDSTPLKVSGCIVRPFDMAVKLVETRYPPDVGDVAVFTVEARRGGRWETLARASLRHGGGWSASSKMVGGASSAFAEVFAAEGLSEEEPGIIYPEDLYELGLAEKLLSLLPSHGVSLEVG